The following coding sequences lie in one Bacteroidia bacterium genomic window:
- a CDS encoding gliding motility-associated C-terminal domain-containing protein has product MKKATVLLSILLSVIYTTLLAQPGKSGAFTVSTANTIVNEYTTLTANATAGNTSITVANSALNSNGRFSSSLSQGDLIMIIQMQGASIEGTLQAPPGNPIGLPIDSTWGSITAYNNAGNNEFLQVTSVPNGTTINVSCGLKNNYTVTGKVQIVRMPRYSTLTINNASVLSCDPWNSKTGGIVAVEVSGNTTINTGGEINTTALGFRGGLIPSDSSVYGIVLYACQSTNVGGARGEGIAGYASDYDPNGGRYCRGAAANAGGGGNSWNCGGGGGSNSGNIAQWSGKGNPDISTANYIAAWNLEYFNFSSLTSSGGGRGGYSWSGSNQNPITMGPSNSNWGGDQRRPNGGLGGRPLDYSTGRLFLGGGGGAGHQDNNFGGVGGYGGGMIYVLSYGQVLGGGQIISDGANGQNAQGNPAFGSYAGQDGAGGAGGGGTIIIQSTGTIAGGISVHADGGTGGNQVISKSGTFFGSVKEAEGPGGGGGGGYIATTNAVTETVAGGANGTTNSPPLAQFPPNGATKGGAGIISVISTYAITADDTTICSGNTVTLTAKVTGTLPVGTSVAWFTTTGTEITTGLNYTPSPALTVTTTFYVGSCPGTNMIPVTITVGPTANTTITPVGPFCLSSPVINLTAATNGGTWSGTGITNTSNGTFNPATAGVGSHIIKYKISGACADSSTTTIVVNSSANTTITPAGPFCTNSPILNLTAATSGGIWSGTGITSSTNGTFNPATAGVGSFVIKYKIGGACADSSTTTIIVNAVPNTTITPVGPFCLSSPVINLTAATNGGIWSGTGITNTSNGTFNPATAGVGSHIIKYKISGACADSSTTTIVVNSSANTTITPAGPFCTNSPVLNLTAATSGGIWSGTGITNTANGTFNPATAGVGSFVIKYKIGGTCADSSTTTIVVNAVPNTSITPAGPFCLSSPAINLTAATSGGTWSGTGITNSTNGTFNPATAGVGSYTIKYIISGACPDSSTTTIVVNSSANTTITPAGPFCSDASAINLTAATSGGIWSGTGITNTANGTFNPATAGAGSFVIKYKISGACADSSTTTIVVNAVPNTTINAVGNLCTNGSSVNLTAVTPGGTWSGTGITNTSTGVFNPSVSGAGTFTITYKIGGACPDSSITTITVSQTPVVTFSVSPTSGCAPLCVNFTDNSVGSCTSINWTFGDGNSSSSTNPSHCYSSAGAYDVTMTCNNNGCIGTKTIDSMVTVSPSPIASFTMNPTGDVLPNTTVNFTNTSTAGSTITWNFGDPLSGAQNNSILSSPMHTYADTGSYCVTLIAQAGGCTDSVKQCFEVIGQISLNIPNAFTPNGDGKNDLFFIRTTGIVSMTCDIFDRWGIKIYTLNGIGATWNGLTTSGNKANAGTYYYMLKATGVNGTVKQEKGFVELIR; this is encoded by the coding sequence ATGAAAAAAGCAACTGTACTCCTTTCTATCCTTCTATCTGTAATATACACTACTTTGCTGGCACAGCCTGGTAAAAGCGGGGCTTTCACTGTTTCGACAGCCAATACCATTGTGAATGAATATACCACACTTACTGCAAATGCTACTGCCGGAAATACTTCTATAACCGTTGCAAATAGTGCTTTAAATAGTAATGGACGATTTTCTTCTTCGCTTTCTCAAGGCGATTTAATTATGATTATTCAAATGCAAGGCGCGAGTATTGAAGGCACATTGCAAGCTCCTCCCGGCAATCCTATTGGACTACCTATTGATAGCACATGGGGATCAATAACAGCTTATAACAATGCTGGAAACAATGAGTTTTTACAAGTAACAAGTGTACCAAATGGCACTACCATCAACGTAAGTTGTGGATTAAAAAATAATTATACTGTTACTGGAAAAGTACAAATTGTACGCATGCCAAGGTATTCTACGTTAACAATAAACAACGCCTCCGTGCTCTCCTGCGATCCATGGAACAGCAAAACAGGAGGTATTGTTGCGGTAGAGGTTTCAGGCAATACAACGATTAATACAGGTGGAGAAATTAACACAACTGCTTTAGGTTTTAGAGGTGGTTTGATTCCGAGCGATTCATCCGTTTATGGAATTGTTTTATACGCTTGTCAGAGTACGAATGTAGGAGGTGCGAGAGGAGAAGGCATTGCTGGTTACGCCAGTGATTACGACCCCAATGGTGGCAGATATTGCAGAGGTGCCGCAGCGAATGCAGGTGGTGGTGGTAATTCTTGGAATTGTGGCGGTGGTGGCGGTTCTAACTCTGGTAATATTGCACAGTGGTCTGGAAAAGGAAATCCAGATATATCAACAGCTAATTATATTGCAGCTTGGAATTTGGAATATTTCAATTTTTCTTCACTTACTTCTTCTGGAGGTGGTCGCGGAGGTTATTCATGGTCAGGATCGAACCAAAATCCGATTACGATGGGTCCGAGTAATTCAAACTGGGGAGGAGATCAGAGAAGGCCTAATGGAGGATTAGGTGGAAGACCACTTGATTATTCCACAGGAAGATTGTTTTTAGGCGGTGGCGGTGGCGCAGGACACCAAGACAATAATTTTGGAGGTGTTGGAGGATATGGCGGTGGAATGATTTATGTACTTAGTTACGGGCAAGTATTAGGTGGCGGACAAATTATTTCGGATGGAGCCAATGGACAAAATGCACAAGGAAATCCAGCATTTGGTTCTTACGCAGGTCAAGATGGAGCAGGTGGTGCAGGTGGTGGTGGAACAATTATAATCCAGTCAACTGGTACAATTGCTGGAGGAATTAGCGTTCATGCGGATGGAGGAACGGGAGGAAATCAAGTTATCTCAAAAAGTGGGACTTTTTTCGGATCGGTAAAAGAAGCAGAAGGTCCTGGCGGCGGTGGTGGTGGTGGCTATATTGCCACAACAAATGCAGTTACGGAAACAGTAGCGGGTGGTGCAAACGGTACAACCAATTCTCCTCCTTTGGCACAATTTCCGCCAAATGGTGCTACGAAAGGCGGAGCAGGTATTATCAGTGTTATTAGTACCTATGCCATTACAGCGGATGATACTACAATATGCTCTGGAAATACAGTAACACTTACCGCGAAAGTAACAGGAACTTTACCTGTCGGAACTTCTGTAGCTTGGTTTACTACTACGGGAACAGAAATTACAACAGGCTTAAACTATACTCCTTCTCCTGCCTTGACAGTTACTACTACATTTTACGTAGGTTCTTGTCCAGGAACAAATATGATTCCTGTAACAATAACGGTCGGACCAACTGCAAATACTACTATTACACCTGTTGGTCCATTCTGTCTTAGCTCGCCTGTTATTAATTTAACAGCTGCAACAAACGGTGGAACATGGTCTGGGACCGGAATCACCAATACCTCAAATGGTACTTTTAATCCTGCTACAGCAGGCGTTGGTTCTCATATTATTAAATATAAAATATCAGGAGCTTGTGCAGATTCAAGTACTACAACGATTGTAGTCAATTCATCTGCCAATACAACAATTACACCTGCTGGACCGTTTTGTACCAATTCTCCAATTCTCAATTTAACCGCAGCTACAAGCGGTGGAATATGGTCTGGAACTGGAATTACAAGTTCGACCAATGGCACATTTAATCCTGCCACAGCAGGAGTTGGATCATTTGTTATTAAATATAAAATAGGAGGAGCTTGTGCAGATTCAAGTACCACAACTATTATAGTAAATGCTGTTCCAAATACAACTATTACACCTGTTGGTCCATTCTGTCTTAGCTCGCCTGTTATTAATTTAACAGCTGCTACAAACGGTGGAATATGGTCTGGTACTGGAATTACCAATACCTCAAATGGCACTTTTAATCCTGCTACAGCAGGCGTTGGTTCTCATATTATTAAATATAAAATATCAGGTGCTTGTGCAGATTCAAGTACCACAACGATTGTAGTCAATTCATCTGCGAATACAACCATTACACCTGCAGGTCCATTTTGTACCAATTCTCCAGTTCTCAATTTAACCGCTGCTACAAGTGGTGGAATATGGTCTGGGACTGGAATTACAAATACCGCGAACGGCACCTTTAATCCTGCCACAGCGGGAGTTGGATCATTCGTTATTAAATATAAAATAGGTGGAACTTGTGCAGATTCGAGTACTACAACAATTGTAGTAAATGCTGTTCCAAATACGAGCATTACACCTGCTGGACCATTTTGCCTTAGCTCGCCTGCCATTAATTTAACTGCTGCTACAAGCGGTGGAACATGGTCTGGTACTGGAATCACCAATTCAACGAATGGAACCTTTAATCCTGCTACAGCAGGCGTTGGTTCTTATACCATTAAATATATAATTTCAGGAGCGTGTCCAGATTCAAGTACTACAACGATTGTAGTCAATTCATCTGCGAATACAACCATTACACCTGCCGGACCGTTTTGTTCAGATGCTTCTGCTATTAATTTAACTGCCGCTACAAGCGGTGGAATATGGTCTGGGACTGGAATCACCAATACAGCGAATGGCACCTTTAATCCTGCTACAGCAGGCGCTGGCTCATTTGTTATTAAATATAAAATTTCAGGAGCGTGTGCAGATTCGAGCACTACAACAATTGTGGTAAATGCCGTTCCTAATACAACTATTAATGCAGTAGGAAATTTATGTACAAACGGTTCTTCAGTTAATTTAACTGCTGTAACACCCGGTGGAACATGGTCTGGAACAGGAATTACAAACACGTCTACAGGAGTATTTAACCCTTCTGTATCTGGAGCAGGAACCTTTACGATTACGTATAAAATAGGTGGCGCTTGCCCCGATTCGAGTATCACAACCATCACAGTTAGTCAAACACCTGTGGTTACTTTTAGCGTTTCTCCAACTTCTGGTTGTGCGCCGCTTTGTGTCAATTTTACAGATAATTCTGTTGGAAGTTGTACCTCAATTAATTGGACTTTTGGAGATGGCAATTCCTCTTCCAGTACCAATCCTTCGCATTGTTATTCTTCCGCTGGAGCGTATGATGTAACAATGACTTGTAACAATAACGGTTGCATCGGAACTAAAACAATTGATTCTATGGTTACCGTTAGTCCTTCACCGATAGCCAGCTTTACAATGAATCCTACTGGCGATGTATTGCCAAATACAACGGTCAACTTCACAAATACTTCAACGGCAGGAAGTACCATTACTTGGAATTTTGGCGATCCTCTTTCTGGAGCACAAAATAATTCTATCCTTTCTTCTCCAATGCACACGTATGCAGATACTGGAAGTTATTGCGTTACTCTTATCGCGCAAGCGGGCGGATGCACCGACAGCGTTAAACAATGTTTTGAAGTTATTGGACAAATTTCGCTAAACATTCCCAATGCTTTTACGCCTAATGGCGATGGTAAAAATGATTTGTTCTTTATAAGGACAACAGGAATCGTGAGTATGACCTGTGATATTTTCGATCGCTGGGGCATAAAAATTTACACCTTAAATGGCATTGGCGCAACTTGGAACGGACTTACCACAAGTGGAAACAAAGCCAATGCAGGAACCTATTATTACATGCTGAAAGCCACTGGTGTCAATGGTACTGTTAAACAGGAAAAAGGATTTGTGGAATTAATTCGATAG
- a CDS encoding acyl-CoA desaturase yields MIILIFFLSHWFLSLFFQTFFLHRYASHKMFTMSKGWERFFYFMTFITQGSSFLNPRAYAIMHRMHHAYSDTKKDPHSPHFFKDVFGMMWETKKIYFDYVMHKIEPDKAFQGNYPEWPLIDKISDMWVTRIAFGTFYTLFYIHFATHWWMFLLLPIHYLMGPIHGAIVNWCGHKYGYSNFDNDDRSKNSLPWDFLMLGELFQNNHHKSPNSLNFAKKWFEFDPSYPVIRLLGFLKIIKIRKIE; encoded by the coding sequence ATGATTATATTAATATTTTTTCTGTCGCATTGGTTTTTATCATTGTTTTTTCAAACATTTTTTTTGCACCGATATGCGTCGCATAAAATGTTTACAATGAGCAAAGGTTGGGAACGTTTTTTCTATTTTATGACGTTCATCACGCAAGGTTCTTCCTTCCTAAATCCTCGTGCTTACGCGATTATGCACCGCATGCATCACGCTTACAGCGACACAAAAAAAGATCCGCATTCACCCCATTTCTTTAAAGATGTTTTCGGAATGATGTGGGAAACAAAGAAAATTTATTTTGATTACGTCATGCACAAAATTGAGCCAGACAAAGCTTTTCAGGGTAATTATCCGGAATGGCCGCTTATTGATAAAATTTCGGATATGTGGGTAACACGCATCGCTTTTGGAACTTTTTACACCTTGTTTTACATTCATTTCGCCACACATTGGTGGATGTTTTTGTTATTGCCGATTCATTATTTAATGGGACCAATTCACGGAGCTATTGTAAATTGGTGCGGACACAAATACGGTTACAGCAATTTCGATAACGATGATCGTTCTAAAAATTCTTTGCCTTGGGATTTTTTAATGTTAGGTGAACTTTTCCAAAATAATCATCACAAAAGCCCGAACAGCTTGAATTTCGCTAAGAAATGGTTTGAATTCGATCCTTCGTACCCAGTTATAAGATTGCTCGGATTTTTGAAAATCATCAAAATTAGAAAAATAGAATAA
- a CDS encoding DUF1295 domain-containing protein — MTHLVFKMLGCSLLAACFVLFLVWLLQKKLKNAGIVDIFWSYNFPIIALIYFFLGNGFQQRKILIIIMVIIWGARLGTYLLVRIFSHLHTEDGRYKQLREEWSPNINFRFFLFFQIQAISNVFLSIPFLIICINPNPKINFLEYFGALLWIIAIIGESVADRQLQVFKNNLENKGKVCDKGLWNYSRHPNYFFEWLIWVSYFVFALGSPFGWISIICPLSMLFLLFKVTGIPMTEEQSIRSKGDAYRAYQQTTSSFFPLPKRK; from the coding sequence ATGACTCATCTTGTTTTCAAAATGCTTGGCTGCTCATTATTGGCAGCCTGTTTCGTGCTTTTTTTGGTTTGGTTGCTCCAAAAAAAACTCAAAAATGCTGGAATTGTAGATATTTTTTGGTCCTACAATTTTCCGATTATCGCACTCATTTATTTTTTTCTCGGAAACGGTTTTCAGCAACGAAAAATACTGATAATAATAATGGTTATTATATGGGGAGCACGACTCGGGACGTATTTACTAGTGCGTATTTTCAGTCATTTACATACGGAAGACGGACGTTACAAACAACTGCGCGAAGAATGGTCGCCAAATATAAATTTTCGCTTTTTTCTTTTCTTTCAGATACAAGCCATTTCCAATGTCTTTTTGTCCATTCCTTTTTTAATTATTTGTATCAATCCCAATCCGAAAATTAATTTTTTAGAATATTTCGGAGCTTTACTTTGGATTATTGCCATTATTGGCGAAAGTGTTGCAGACAGGCAACTGCAAGTCTTTAAAAACAATTTAGAAAACAAAGGAAAAGTGTGCGATAAAGGTTTGTGGAATTATTCTCGTCATCCAAATTATTTTTTTGAATGGCTAATTTGGGTCAGTTATTTTGTGTTTGCATTAGGTTCGCCTTTCGGCTGGATTAGCATTATTTGTCCACTTTCGATGCTATTTTTATTATTCAAAGTTACCGGAATTCCAATGACGGAAGAACAAAGTATTCGCTCGAAAGGCGATGCGTATCGAGCTTATCAGCAAACAACAAGTTCATTTTTTCCACTTCCAAAAAGAAAATAA
- a CDS encoding class I SAM-dependent methyltransferase: MWYNSLLEKNLIPDFLIRKGIRDLLKQRLQEENKGDTELQQEHFKQLIEELKNSPIAINTIDANEQHYEVPTRFYELCLGKNLKYSSGYWKNNVRDIDQSEDDMLQLTCERADLKNGQHVLELGCGWGSLSLFMAHKFPESNFTVVSNSNTQKLHIDGEAKKRNILNLQVITADMNVFEIDKTFHRIISVEMFEHMRNYEKLLEKINRFLKADGKLFVHIFTHKEYAYKFEVKDESDWMSKYFFTGGIMPSDHLLFYFNSHLKVCKHWHVNGKHYQKTSEAWLQNMDKNQTEILALFSNTYGKENALKWIVYWRIFFMSCAELWGFNNGNEWLVSHYLLEKNS, translated from the coding sequence ATGTGGTATAATTCTTTGCTCGAAAAAAATTTAATTCCTGATTTTCTTATCCGAAAAGGCATTCGCGATTTGCTGAAACAACGTTTGCAAGAGGAAAACAAAGGCGATACCGAGCTTCAACAAGAACATTTTAAGCAATTAATTGAAGAATTAAAAAACAGCCCAATCGCCATAAATACAATCGATGCAAACGAACAACATTACGAAGTTCCAACGCGGTTTTACGAATTGTGTTTGGGCAAAAATTTAAAATACAGCAGCGGTTATTGGAAAAATAATGTGCGTGACATTGATCAATCGGAAGACGATATGTTGCAACTAACTTGCGAAAGAGCTGATTTAAAAAATGGACAACATGTGTTGGAGTTAGGTTGTGGTTGGGGTTCTCTTTCTTTGTTTATGGCGCATAAATTTCCAGAAAGTAATTTTACGGTTGTCTCCAATTCCAATACGCAAAAACTACATATTGACGGAGAAGCAAAAAAGCGAAATATCCTTAATTTACAAGTGATAACAGCCGATATGAATGTGTTTGAAATTGATAAAACATTCCATCGAATTATATCTGTTGAAATGTTTGAGCACATGCGAAATTATGAAAAATTGCTCGAAAAAATTAATCGCTTTTTAAAAGCTGACGGAAAACTTTTCGTGCATATTTTCACACACAAAGAATATGCTTATAAATTTGAAGTGAAAGATGAAAGTGATTGGATGTCAAAATATTTTTTCACAGGCGGAATTATGCCGAGCGATCATCTTTTATTTTATTTCAATTCACATTTAAAGGTTTGTAAACATTGGCACGTAAACGGAAAGCATTATCAAAAAACGTCAGAGGCTTGGTTGCAAAATATGGATAAAAACCAAACCGAAATTTTAGCACTTTTTTCTAACACTTATGGAAAAGAAAATGCTTTGAAATGGATTGTTTATTGGCGCATTTTTTTCATGTCTTGTGCCGAATTATGGGGATTTAATAATGGCAACGAATGGTTGGTGAGCCATTATTTGTTGGAGAAAAATAGTTAA
- a CDS encoding alpha/beta hydrolase, whose translation MGTTLLIIYVSILFLASLLVIFNAPTYFLWKVSIAVTEFGNLIFIILIFPVCILFCFQKHISVEAIYLLIASVFLLSYPIFSAFKIKKTISKKLKLAFEKEIALSSKIISLKKYFFGTPVNEVSIKTITYSTKDEKNLQLDFYDCSSLTPSPCVVVIHGGSWNSGDNKQISGLNHRLAKKGFQVAAINYRLAPENKFPAAIEDTKEAIDFLKRNAQELNMNSSNLFLLGRSSGGEIALLTAYTKKDENIKGVISFYAPADMVWGYSLPGNPLVMDSRKVLEDYIGGTFAAREKDFFTSSPIEFLDAKTPPTLLIHGKKDVLVAYQHSTRLSKKLTENNIPHFLLSLPWATHGADFNPNGLSAQLSDYAIEHFLKSFA comes from the coding sequence TTGGGAACAACATTACTAATTATTTATGTAAGCATTTTATTTCTCGCGTCATTGCTTGTTATTTTTAACGCACCCACTTATTTTTTATGGAAAGTTTCCATCGCGGTAACGGAGTTTGGAAACCTTATTTTTATTATACTGATATTTCCTGTTTGTATTCTCTTTTGTTTTCAAAAACATATTTCTGTTGAAGCTATTTACTTATTAATAGCAAGTGTTTTTTTACTTTCTTATCCTATTTTCAGTGCTTTTAAGATAAAAAAAACTATTTCGAAAAAATTAAAATTAGCCTTCGAAAAAGAAATCGCTTTATCATCAAAAATAATTTCTTTGAAAAAATATTTTTTCGGAACGCCTGTAAATGAAGTGTCTATAAAAACAATTACGTACAGCACAAAAGACGAAAAAAATTTACAACTCGATTTTTACGATTGCTCCTCTCTCACTCCATCGCCTTGCGTTGTAGTGATTCATGGTGGTTCATGGAATAGCGGAGATAATAAACAAATTTCAGGATTAAATCATCGCTTGGCAAAAAAAGGATTTCAGGTAGCTGCTATTAATTATCGTTTAGCACCTGAAAATAAATTTCCGGCAGCCATTGAAGATACTAAAGAAGCGATTGATTTTCTGAAAAGAAATGCACAAGAATTAAATATGAATTCGTCTAATCTTTTTTTACTCGGGCGTTCTTCGGGCGGTGAAATTGCGCTTTTAACCGCTTACACGAAAAAGGACGAAAATATAAAAGGAGTGATTTCCTTTTACGCTCCCGCAGATATGGTTTGGGGTTATTCGCTACCTGGAAATCCGTTGGTTATGGATTCCAGAAAAGTGTTGGAAGATTATATTGGCGGTACATTTGCAGCACGCGAAAAAGATTTTTTTACTTCTTCGCCTATTGAATTTCTGGATGCAAAAACTCCACCGACTTTACTCATTCACGGAAAAAAAGATGTGTTGGTAGCTTATCAACACAGCACACGACTTTCAAAAAAATTAACTGAAAATAACATTCCTCATTTTTTATTAAGCTTGCCTTGGGCAACACATGGCGCGGATTTTAACCCAAACGGATTGAGTGCGCAACTGAGCGATTACGCCATCGAACATTTCTTAAAATCATTTGCATGA
- a CDS encoding FAD-dependent oxidoreductase — protein MKKIAIIGTGIAGMGCGHLLKGIFDITFFEQNDYVGGHTNTITITEDGKDIFIDTGFMVFNHVTYPNLTALFAELNVPTKKTTMSFSVQHKPTNLEYCGSSLNGLFAQRKNIFSPRFIKMLLQINRFNEESLKLLDSKDSEHITLKEYAERNGYKKDLLYKYLIPMSAAVWSTPIDSMLDFPAATLIRFFKNHGFLGLKTQHQWYTVCNGSKSYRDIIMASFKNKVFVNNAVVKVKRENDQVKLTFKNGENKFFDKVIIAAHANQALKILENPSENEFRILSNFKYQKNKAILHTDESVMPKNKKIWSAWNYLMDEKNNQIMPSTIYYMNALQQVSDKKNYFVSINDSGNIAENKILKTIDYEHPLFDVAAIKAQKELSILNQSEQIYFCGSYFNYGFHEDAFASAIQVADIIKKEK, from the coding sequence ATGAAAAAAATTGCCATTATAGGAACGGGAATTGCCGGAATGGGTTGCGGACATTTATTGAAAGGAATTTTCGATATTACTTTCTTTGAACAGAACGATTACGTGGGCGGACACACGAACACTATAACAATAACTGAAGACGGAAAAGACATTTTTATTGACACAGGATTTATGGTTTTCAATCACGTTACGTATCCGAATTTAACAGCTCTTTTTGCGGAATTAAATGTGCCAACAAAAAAAACAACAATGTCCTTTAGCGTTCAACACAAACCGACAAACTTAGAATATTGTGGTTCGAGTTTAAACGGTTTGTTTGCACAACGAAAAAATATTTTTTCTCCGCGCTTTATTAAAATGCTGTTGCAAATAAATCGCTTTAACGAAGAAAGTCTTAAACTACTTGATAGCAAAGATTCGGAACATATTACCTTGAAAGAATATGCCGAAAGAAATGGCTATAAAAAAGATTTGTTGTACAAGTATTTAATTCCGATGAGTGCCGCAGTTTGGTCAACGCCTATTGATTCAATGCTTGATTTTCCGGCTGCAACGCTTATTCGCTTTTTTAAAAACCATGGATTTCTGGGATTGAAAACGCAACATCAATGGTACACCGTTTGCAATGGCAGCAAATCTTACAGAGATATTATAATGGCATCTTTCAAAAATAAAGTTTTCGTAAATAATGCGGTTGTAAAAGTAAAACGAGAAAACGATCAAGTTAAATTGACATTCAAAAATGGTGAAAATAAATTTTTTGATAAAGTTATTATTGCAGCTCACGCTAATCAGGCATTGAAAATACTGGAAAATCCAAGCGAAAATGAATTTCGTATATTGAGTAATTTCAAGTACCAAAAAAATAAAGCTATTTTGCACACAGACGAATCGGTGATGCCAAAAAATAAAAAAATCTGGTCAGCTTGGAATTATCTAATGGACGAAAAAAACAATCAAATTATGCCTTCAACCATTTATTACATGAACGCTTTGCAGCAAGTTTCGGACAAAAAAAATTATTTTGTTTCTATTAATGATTCAGGAAATATCGCTGAAAATAAAATTCTGAAAACCATTGATTACGAACATCCTTTGTTTGATGTAGCTGCCATAAAGGCGCAAAAAGAGTTGTCGATTTTGAATCAAAGTGAACAAATTTATTTTTGTGGAAGTTATTTTAATTATGGTTTTCACGAAGATGCTTTTGCTTCAGCCATTCAAGTTGCAGACATTATTAAAAAAGAAAAATAA
- a CDS encoding DUF1365 domain-containing protein has protein sequence MNSCLYKCNVMHNRMEPKPNRFHYNVFMFYLDLDEIDFLSKKLFFISRNRFNIFNFRDKDHLQLPKENPDKTKNTKQHILAYLKENGIENENLKIMLLTNLCTFGYQFNPVSFYFCFDAENQPICAVSEVGNTFLEMKPYFIGTDNLEKNKFHLNTKKNFYVSPFIDLDTIFDFNLQIPDEKLNIRIDDFKNEKRIFISTLTGKKKVLNNRNLIWYSIRFPLITVQIIVLIHFHALVLWFKKINFHRKKDFTELQQGVYKTHKK, from the coding sequence ATGAACTCGTGTTTATATAAATGCAATGTAATGCACAACCGCATGGAACCTAAGCCAAATAGGTTTCATTACAATGTGTTTATGTTTTATTTGGATTTAGATGAGATTGATTTTCTCAGCAAAAAATTGTTTTTTATAAGTCGAAATCGCTTTAACATTTTTAATTTTCGAGATAAAGATCATTTGCAATTACCAAAAGAAAATCCTGATAAAACAAAAAATACCAAACAACACATTTTAGCTTATTTAAAAGAAAATGGAATTGAAAATGAGAACCTAAAAATAATGTTGCTCACTAATTTGTGCACCTTCGGATATCAATTTAATCCAGTTTCATTTTACTTCTGTTTCGATGCCGAAAACCAACCTATTTGTGCCGTTTCGGAAGTTGGAAATACATTTTTGGAAATGAAACCTTATTTTATCGGAACAGATAATTTAGAGAAAAATAAATTTCATTTGAATACAAAAAAGAACTTTTACGTTTCTCCTTTCATTGATTTAGACACTATTTTTGATTTTAATTTACAGATTCCGGATGAAAAATTAAACATCCGAATTGATGATTTTAAAAACGAAAAACGTATTTTTATCAGCACGCTTACTGGAAAAAAGAAAGTATTAAACAATCGAAATTTAATTTGGTATTCCATTCGATTTCCATTGATAACAGTACAAATAATTGTATTAATACATTTTCATGCATTGGTTTTGTGGTTCAAAAAAATTAATTTTCATCGCAAAAAAGATTTTACGGAATTGCAACAAGGAGTTTATAAAACGCATAAAAAATAA